TAATGACCCTACAAACGTAGGTGAGAGGCCTGAGAACTTTAATTTGCTGCTGAGAGCCAACGCTAATCTCAACAAACAATACTCAACATCCCCCTTACACACGCTCACGTTTACGAGGAGAACGGACCCATGTGGGATTTTCTGATGATCGTGGTGACAGTTACGTTTTTCGTACTTGCTATCGCCTATGCCTATGCCTGTGGACGCCTGAGGTAATCCAATGATGATCGGCACTTTTTCTTTAATCGCAATCACAGTTCTGCTCTTCGTGTACCTGATCTATGCGCTCCTGCGTCCGGAGAATTTCTAATGACACCGAACGGATGGTTTCAAATCGCCCTGTTCTTTGGCATCCTGCTGCTAATTACCAAACCACTCGGCATCTACATGGCTCAGATATTCGAGCGCAAACGGAGCTTCGCAGATCCGATCTTCAACCCAATCGAGCGGCTGCTATATCGTTCGACTGGCGTAGACGAAACGCACGAGATGCGTTGGCCAGAATACTCAGTATCCATGCTCATTTTTAGTGCAGCGACTATGCTGCTGACCTATGGCATTGAGCGGATCCAGCAATATCTCCCATGGAACCCACAGCATTTGGCTGCG
This is a stretch of genomic DNA from Edaphobacter acidisoli. It encodes these proteins:
- the kdpF gene encoding K(+)-transporting ATPase subunit F, with product MIGTFSLIAITVLLFVYLIYALLRPENF